DNA from Biomphalaria glabrata chromosome 14, xgBioGlab47.1, whole genome shotgun sequence:
CCTCCCTTGTTATTCTTTGTCAAGCGCCTTATATaaaagaatacaaaaataaattttagaatTGTTCTGGTATAGATGGTAATGCCATTTCACACAAAGAATGCAATGTATTAAAAACGTAGATACGGTGtacttgtttaaaatataatctaCGTTGTCTTTTATTAACCTACACTGTCTTTAAAATGAATGTCTTTGCGTTAATAGATACGAAAcatttgtttcagtttttttaGAGTATTGAAAATGAAGTGATCAGCGCATATCTGGCAAAAAGTCTAGTGGTCAGCAAGTATAGTCAAGTAGGACGAGAAATGTCTAGATTtatagttgtttattttttacgaCTCTTAAGTACCCAGTTCAAACCTTACAATCTGTAGGACGCAGGATGTTAACGGTTAtcagttgctgttttttttcgaccattaacgatggtgtcatgtggtcagcgcAAAGACCAACCGCGTtaactttcccaaactaaatgcaggtacccattagagtagattggactcagggacgtcctaaaaatcccaacaTACAAAAGTCtaatcttcactgagattcaaacccgaaACCACTTAGTTCGGATTCCAATCGCTTCACTACTCAGCCAGGCGCCCTAAATTAACATTGTTTGTTAAATTATGTAATGAATCACAACAGTGGATGCCCACATACTATGGCTTTAATACATTGAATGACTTAAAAGAACAAACAAGTCAACAATGTTGTtaacaaatacatacatatgtaaAATGGAAGTACGACCAATGCTACAATGAGTCCCATGAATCCCATAGTGTTTGCACTTTACATGTAGTTTCTAAGCGCTAAGTCTGTAATGTTAAAACAGTGTATACACATTTGATCTATCTAGTTTCTATATGAAGTTAAAGACGAAATCAATAACACTATAGAAGTTTCAGCGAACATGATGGtccaaatgtaaataaaattgtCTTATAAGTCTTACATATAGCTTTTGGTTATCCGCACTGACATTAGATGTTCTGcaaagaaataaatacaaagagtATGTACATGAATAACACAAAAGTaagttaataaaattaaatttaaaactgtaaaaaatTTGCCTTTCATATGttattctatataaaacatttatgagttgtttttctttgaaaaaatatgCAGCAAAAAAGCCACTATAGGAATCGACCTAATGACATTAGCGTTACTGACACGATACTCTAAACCAATTTATAACAGGCCATACAGTATTTTgtcaaacataaatatatagatttagaaagACGTCTTCAGCCATGGCGAACTTTCTAATCGAGTCTGCAACAATTTCTAATGGACCAAGAGAACCAAAATCAAGTCTACCACACCTGCAAAGTGAGCACTTTGCTTTATGGTTTTTAGAGTTGGTCAACAAGCATGCATGAAGAGCATAGATTTAATTAGTTTACACGTGAGGTGATTCTCTTGATCTTGTCTCCAACTAGTATAGGCGCAGTATCTATGCTCTAcacacagagaagactacatTGGCTCTGACATGTCACCCACATGCGAGATGGAAGAATTCCCAAAAGACATCCTATTTGCAAAGTTCACTGAAACAGCCAGACCCTATCGATGCCCAAGACTTCCCCTTCACATATCCATTactctgttggaccgttggcgTTTCAAGCAAGATTTGACCACAGTCTTACTCCGTTCCTATCTTTctttggatagaacctctttcaatagcaggcccgtccattctatTATGTTGTCTTCGCATCGCTTTTCTCTCGGTCTTCTATTCTTCTTCTGAAAGAATGTCTTTTGCGAGCCTCGGATACATTTTATTAGGCCATATATCTTGAGtttgcgttgttttttttttacaatagttagtaggtcatcatggggtccaatgtAACGTACAGAGATGTTTGCaagtatagatatatagatatatagataaatataaactcaaacaaacaaaaataattgcttCAATAGTTAATGAagtaatatttttgaaatttataaaatctTTTCTCATGCAGCTTTCCTTTCTGTACCAAATTTTAGTTCaattaaataaagaataaatttaactaattattactttttacGTGTGATTTAATagaaggtatatatatatatatatataaactgcaACATTGTTGTCATTGGTATATTTTTTCCTCAATAAATTTCGGGGTTATAGGAAATGTGAATACAATCACTTACTTAcctacttacttacttacttacttggATAAGAAACAAATCTGTAAAGTAAGATCATGGTCAGTAGTGTGAACccaataataatgatgatagtGAGTGATGTCGTCATCAATGATGCAGTACCTATAAAGATAATAACACAATATTGTGTTTTCTCCCCTTTAGGATCTTTTGAAAATTGTAACTAAatttatcaaattttttttaaaccttataacaactcactgtgtctgtctagtaaaaggtttgtacacgttatttctcccacaccttgtctcgatcaagctgaaatgttgcacaattatttcttttacctgacaatataATAATCACTATTTTTATGACTCTTTCTGTTCTGAGGCGATGAATACGcccaatatatttttgttaatggTAGCAAAAAAATGGGGGTggggtttttatttctagactAAGAAAACCATGGTTTGCCTATGTGTTATTGTGCTTGTTTCTATTTCGCCCACAGTGATCTAGTTACTTTTGATGTAAAGTCGTAAACAAGTTTTATTGGTTATAACGTCATGCTGTTCAACTTAAAGGTTGTCGAAAAGGACCTCAAGCTTACAACTATTGGACTGCGTGAGTATTTAAAACCCCTTTCTTCGTGCATTAACGTAGCAGTCGGTGTTCTTTATGTATGCAATggaaaatggattgttattaaaaagtaaatcgCGATTTATTAATTACTTTAGTATAGTTTATGTAACactaaagatatatatatttcaataattcGTAAAATCTACATGTTTAAGAGTAGatatgtaactttaaaaaaattcgctataaacatataataacataagtatattttatttattttacacaaATAGTATCAGATGTATAAATCAAAATTATTATGATAAATTTTAATGCGGGTTTTGTTCTTATTATCTGCCTTTAATTTACACTATTACCCTGTGGGGCGAAGTCTAAACGAGGCTGTGATGAAACGGATGTATTCTTCAACCATCTCGAGGAAGTTGTAGCCTGACTTGATCTGACCTCTGGAGTATTTTGAGACAATGTTGTCATTTCGGATAGTTGAGTAGTTGTATTGCAGTAAACAGGCTGAGAGTTATCTATATTTAATGTAGTTTCTGGAGAAATAATGAAGTATTTAGCCATAAGTAACAGCAAGAGGACACAATTACAGAGATGACTAGCTGATACTATTAAATGCACTTGTCACTGACATTTCTGTTCACAATAGTCTCTAACAAAATACACCCCGACAGGATTTATAACTATTTATAAGAaaatttcttcttatcttattttatataatacagacgttacttgaaaaaaaagaagatgattacgtcctacgcgtcatgcatttagtcatgcgtattaaccaatgacttaaattctaccaagtcactggttttcctggctagctcaggcaacccattccatgctctaatagcactaggggagaaggagtatttgtacaaatttgtcctagcatatgggacgaggaatgtgcctttatctttgtgtctttctgagtattttattaaaccttgtttttgtatttgaagattattgttcagtgttttatgtataattgctactttactttttatcatCAATAGGTTTCGTATTATACTTTACAACTTAAACCATGAAAAAGTCTTTATTTAAGTCTTGCAATAGAGTAATGCTGCACTCAAATAGATGAGTGTTACTTGAAATATTTGAGTTTCTGGATCAAACATGTCTGAGACATCAAAAACAGTAGCAGCTGTATTGTAAGAAGGTTTTCCCAGAACACACTGAAAGCTTGTACAAAAGCTTCTTAAAATAGCTCATAACAGCCAAGATAGTATGAAAAGAAAACACACCCCAAACAAGGCAGTAACAAAATcctaaatactttaaaaagtaggcctattatgaGTGTGACGCTTTCTGTTTATCTAATTCTGGTTAATTCTTCTTATATTAAGCGTTGATCAAACGGAAACATCACATAACTTGTAAATTCAATAAAGAAACATCTCTGTATTCTctcaaaacttctttaataatacttcttcaactttcataTAGAAGTAACTTCTCCATTCAATAACAACTTCTACATaaaatgaaacttaaaatacaacAACGAATTTAAACTAGAAcaacttcaactaataatacTTCAAGTAATGAAATTTCAACTAATGTCAATTCAACTAGTATCACTTCAACCAATGGACCCGCAAATATGTAAAACACataaccaggggcggactggctatatgagcatttgggcaaatgcccggtgggccggtacccaaatgggccggtagggccaccgaaatgcctgatcgaagtcactatggcacatatcaagttgttaaaggttttataatatccttactatgttattattattatttttataaaaagccctctgagcgtcgtgtttaaacacAGACATTACAATGTAATACTCTTTTAATCAAACACttttttccgaaaataaaatgtagaatgtagacagtgctacttgtaggcttcatctttttagggcctacataattgctgatttaaaaagacgctatttgcttattaagatatagagttcactgtatacatgcatatcgatacattatcaaacttaacaatgtttttttaaggacagatacacctagacatggatgcccatcacatgatagagaatttgtgggccgaattttatagaaatgcccgggccgattttgacacccagtccgtcCCTGCACATAACCATTACTAAACAAATACGTATTACTCTATAAAATCTGTTACTATGAGAGGTCCCCGACCAACTCACTTTCACCTAATGTATACTTTTCTccatcgtacattccagaatcatggaaacttctcaaataattattttagtaactttgaccttctagaagctgacgtctGCTATTTTTCATTAACCTCTTCCTTTGATTGGATgaataaaattaacttgtttacacTGAACAGTACTGGCTTGACCtgggcttctagaaactggtcgaaataggtcacagactcgactcgtgacaatgATATCGCTTCACGAAATACCAGTATACGCCTATACGGTGATATATAGTGTCGTTAGATGTACGTCTAGAATAACAATGTTAATAACCAACACAATAAATGTCAGACACTTTCTCTTTGATTATACATTACTTTCATCCACACACGCTGAGATTCTACGAACTAATCAAGCTTAACATTGCGAATAATTGAGTATAAGGGACTTCAGTTAGCCCTCCAGCATTGACTATAGCAAACTAATTGAAAGTTAATATTATTGTTTATCTTGTCTTTATCGCTAGTGAGGCATTCGATGTGTTTCTGTCTTTCTATTACTTTTTAAACTGACCAAAAATACTTAATTACGTAAACTTTAATAGGGCATAGTTTATATGCGCAAAAAGgttctaaaacaaatgtaactgAGACGTTTAAATAACAGCATATTCTTGCTAACATTACCTCACTTCTTATATAAATTGCAACTGTAGTTGCCAGGCTAATGTTATGTTTGTCTTTACCCTTAAATTTAGTATTACTTCTTGGTTTCTGAAAATAAACTTAGATTTCAGCTACCTATAAGTCATTGTATTGGAATTTTAGAAatgtcttcaaaaaaaaaatagcctcaaatataatgaaactaaatttaaataaacaaagacAAATACCAAAAAAGAATGCAGTTGTAACATTTTCTAGTAGACCTCCTCTACACCTGCAGGAAGATATTGATGTGCTACTTCCTTCTACAAAACACTTCTTCGATGAGCTGAGCGTACTGACTTTAAATAGAAAGTATATGTTAGAGCTAAAGATATGATAAGTAGGCCTAGTTTTGAAACAATGTTTATCTAAGGGAAGGAACCGCTAAGTACTGCCATTTACTTGAAGATTATGGGGTTAATCTCCCTttcttatatataaaacaaaatgtattaattagtactaaattatTAACTGATTggtcattatttttaaattgattcatgtattaatATCAATTATGAATCATTTTCAAAATTTCTACTTGATACAAAAATAGGAAGTGGATGAAAGAAATTGTGTCAACACGTAATAaagggactaaatccatatatatctCCTTTAGTCGCATTTATTCACCCTTAGTTCGAAAACAATCACAATTATTAATCACAAACCATCGTTTAATTTTTTGACTGATTCATATCCTTTCatctttaataaataattatttaaagttttaaattgatttgAGACTGGAAAATAGTAGGAAAATATGCTCAAAcatttaaccagacagacagacggacttacagagtgagttgatataagctttgtaaaaatagctGAAGTAAATTATTACCTAATGCATAAAGATCTTTTCTACTACCTCTGACCTACCATTCATAACAGATAATGTCACGTTGATACCATAAGTCGTGTCTGTGATGTCTCCAGTGATATTTggataaattgttgtttttacctGGAAGAATTCATTGTTGATCTCTAGTGTTATTGAACACCTAGAGTTAAAGTACGTTGTATATCCGGGTACTTGAGAATGATTGTACTCAATCTCAGATAAAACCTATAGATAATAACATATTTAATAGTGTGTATAGTTTTCTCATGATTGTCACTTACATGATCATAAAGTCATTATCTCTTTACCTAACAAAGATCCCTGGCACACATTCAGTCATATAAATTTTATTCGGACAATACCAATCAGTAATTAGCACCCAATTTTATTGTAACACTTTACATTTAAACACCATTTACAAAACGATaccaaaaaatgtgtttttaaaatcacagctttaacaataaaatagaattaaataaattgtttattattttattttttctttaaaatactaCATCATTATGTTTATTGATTTTAGTTTAtagtaaaatatataaatgtcatACTTTTTGTGTATCAAATGAGCAAACAGCTTGAGGGTAAATATTCAAGATGGTGCATGAGATGTTCAGTTTGTGATCGACATCAACAAATTCATACGTACAGTTAAAATAGTCAAGTTGAGCTGAAATATACATTataaacgaaacaaaaacattaaaattccattataaaacttgaaaaaaaaatattgaaaacaattttactaaaaaaataacaacaatctAGCTCCAACCATCCGCTCGTTAGACCAAAAGATTCCACAGATTCGGCTAGCGGACACGGTATAATTGAATGGTTATTATGTTGGTACTTTCCTAATATAAACTTCTAGAACTTCTGATTTACAATTCTTATGATTTagtatagttctagatctacttctagatctttattagatttacgtaaaaatttaaagcaaagcttagataatctatcGATATATTTTAAGTAACTTGAAATTCAATAAACAACTCATTTATCGGAATACTGCGGCTGGCTACGCAAGTTGTTCTCTACATtttatagccaaatttaaatgtatttcatttTGACTTGagaaatgaaaactattaaacacaaaatttccccgtgtggccaacaagctaataattcttttctcagcgatacacatcaactgttaaatttctcgAGAAGTTTTTTGAGATCAGAATGAATGTTCGGTCCTCCATGAAgctgtgacttgaatagaaagGTATTGTAATGAGTTATAATAGGTTGAACAATAGAGAAATTGTAATTATTCTTGTTATAGATGCCCTTGACAATGACCAATTCAGACTTttgaaataaagtgtgaataaTGACAATAATGCTTCAGTGTATGTAGAGATACATAAAGGCAGAATCCATCTTGTTTTAGTTGTACTCTAACTAAAGCAGCATATTTTATGACCCCTGGGCATAATGAAAACCACTGATGATTGAATGcttagaaagaaagaataagaaAGCAAATCTATTTGAAGCTATGGGCGATTCTGTTTCGGTGTGTTGAGTTCGATGACGTAGATGATCGTGAAGTTTAAAATTAAAGGGATGGACCGATTGGTATGCGCTTACATAATAACCAGGGATAGTATATAATGATAAATGACAAAGAAACGGGAAAGAATGTTGCCAAATAAAATAcaggtaaaataaaattaatacttaaatatttatttttctttttatataccaaacaaaataattaattatcaataatatgtgactaattgttttattttttcttattgattttTGTCTGTTTAGGTAGAATGATTGTGGGTGAAAAAGACAGAAATTGTACCAGTCAGCTTACGTTGCTCTTATCTATATAATAACTAACACAATAACTGTCCACGTCAAATTAAACATTGTAAAAAGGCTGGACATCTGTACCCCTCCAAAAAAGAGCTTTGTCTCGAAAGATCGACAACAACTTGGGGtacgggcatggagacgaaaggctctaTAGAGATCTGAAAGGAAGGATCTGTTGAGGCaggatggatggatgtcacCGTAGTACAGGACGGAGTTagcaacaattaaaaaaaaacagacacaaacaaaaCGTATATAAATTGTCgttaaatcaattaatttgtacCAGTCATGTAATTAGATTTGTGGTAGATCTACATGAACTATAATAACAATGTGCGATTACAGATATCAataccaattgtttttctttagttcaatTTTATTCTTTCATCTTTTTCAATGCGCtattatcctatcacttgtgTCTGGAACAGTTGGGAATATGGGGAGGGGgaacaaaacaattcaaaacgaACGCCATACAAACAACTCGGTGACTGGGTGGTTAAGCACACGGCATCCAAAcatgaggtcctgggttcgaatcttggtaatattttaaatatcggGATTTTTACGGTGCCcccaagtccacccaactctaatgggtacctgatcttagttggggaaagtaaagctgGTCGTTGTGCGGCCCACATGACACtttgctcgttaaccgttggccagaaAAACAGatgaaacatcatctgccttatggatctcaaggtctgaaagggaaaatttgcttgaattaaaaaaaaaacaaaaaacattctaATAAAAGCTCTGTCACAGTTTCGTTGTAACATCACATGTACACTTTGCATCAGATAGTTAGATCTATACCATTGCTAagcgggaaaaaaaattatatgtcgATAATGTGAAATcgcaaatgtatttttttttcttttggttactTATGCATTAATTATAAGACAGGATTAGTAAACCGTGACTATGTAATTCCCCAACAGTCGTACATGTGATTACCTAAAGTTGGCATACCGAAAAGCCCAAATGGGTTATAATTggattttatgaagtttattaCAGTTCTGTTTGTTTGCcttactg
Protein-coding regions in this window:
- the LOC106068502 gene encoding uncharacterized protein LOC106068502 isoform X3, translated to MEMTRSWKLSYRLVVLALGLFLGSLSKSTDREESIILQENVSKSMDMDISSSNLKIENTIYIRSNNITLCVCRQDNVCNKKDKSNIFNVTKTKDGILRVYFENVVRNNPIQINGTWQVCNTSEIGNKCDETLTRHVFIYAQLDYFNCTYEFVDVDHKLNISCTILNIYPQAVCSFDTQKVLSEIEYNHSQVPGYTTYFNSRCSITLEINNEFFQVKTTIYPNITGDITDTTYGINVTLSVMNVSTLSSSKKCFVEGSSTSISSCRCRGGLLENVTTAFFFETTLNIDNSQPVYCNTTTQLSEMTTLSQNTPEVRSSQATTSSRWLKNTSVSSQPRLDFAPQGTASLMTTSLTIIIIIGFTLLTMILLYRFVSYPKHLMSVRITKSYMRLTKNNKGDEIDNTDIYHLFNKITCENDHYTTIEDLKKEKERQSSESFYTSSELTQNGDFHVLKNFRTAGCSMKLEKNWDLDIYEKI